The following coding sequences are from one Mastomys coucha isolate ucsf_1 unplaced genomic scaffold, UCSF_Mcou_1 pScaffold9, whole genome shotgun sequence window:
- the Ccdc66 gene encoding coiled-coil domain-containing protein 66 isoform X5, producing MLESSCSAIKQEQQRKWIEELNKQVEDDQQRKAEERMMYSKGEEHDRWAMHFDSLKSHPGSQSRLSSQLTHQHLESLCVSPDTQELADVNDVYTSPPSVQVEPSEKKQRARPVLDMAVSHGQKTNFLRSMTALLDPAQIEERERRRQKQLEHQKAIVAQVEENRRKKRLEEEQRKKEEQELELRLAREREEMQRQYEEDILKQKQKEEIVTLKTNELFHTMQRAQELAQRLKQEQRIRELTQKGHDTSRLIQNLGAQVEYKPSAPISSSCDDAEEVGDETTSAVSPKKDTGVQTDDVNLGIFNDVLPHCGPVTEKGIRNFSSPEISAEFSGQIGIRKEKQELSMDKGTNLDKENSWYNGQCNQNKRTEKQTKLIKKCPKKPAWNINKPLKRYVPASAKYPTHLQKEKEEKKVRRQMELLHLVERNNPENLSQNRGTSPEVPASSHRETESDSRLHLIKKVEEPLKTPSVSKERFQTSPGVKSRTQQTQSNVLHLPLKNSDYEKETLTLGDGHTKLSNEMSEPSHFIPYVRTNEIYYLDPDAPLSRPSTQDNQYQKSHDCAREQELFESDHIRDPLLNPKLVKNRDRQQAILKGLSELRQGLLQKQKELETNLIPLTANQEDNFSSSF from the exons ATGCTGGAGTCCTCTTGTAGTGCCATTAAACAGGAGCAGCAGAGAAAATGGATTGAAGAATTGAATAAACAAGTTGAAGATGACCAgcaaagaaaagcagaggaaagaatGATGTATTCAAAG GGTGAGGAACATGACAGATGGGCAATGCATTTTGATTCATTAAAGAGTCATCCTGGTTCTCAGTCTCGGCTGTCCTCTCAGCTAACACACCAACACCTGGAGtccctctgtgtgtctcctgACACTCAGGAACTGGCTGATGTCAATGATGTTTACACATCTCCACCTAGCGTCCAGGTGGAGCCttcagagaaaaaacaaagagcCAGACCTGTTCTGGATATGGCTGTGTCACATGGTCAGAAAACAAA CTTTCTCCGTTCTATGACTGCACTCTTGGATCCAGCACAGATTGAGGAGCGGGAACGACGCCGACAAAAACAATTAGAACATCAG AAAGCAATCGTGGCTCAGGTAGAGGAGAACCGCAGGAAGAAGCGGCTGgaggaagaacaaagaaagaaggaagagcaggaaCTGGAGCTGCGCTTGGCAAGGGAACGGGAGGAGATGCAGAGGCAATATGAAGAGGACATTCttaagcagaaacagaaagaa GAAATAGTGACTCTAAAGACAAATGAGCTCTTCCACACAATGCAGCGAGCTCAGGAGTTGGCACAGAGGCTCAAACAAGAGCAGAGGATCCGAGAACTGACCCAGAAGGGGCATGACACATCCAGGCTGATTCAAAATCTTGGTG CACAAGTGGAGTATAAGCCATCCGCTCCCATCTCCAGTTCCTGCGATGATGCTGAGGAAGTTGGTGATGAAACGACTTCAGCAGTCTCTCCCAAGAAGGACACGGGCGTGCAGACAG atgACGTAAATTTAGGAATTTTCAATGATGTGCTACCACACTGTGGACCAGTAACAGAGAAGGGTATTAGAAACTTTTCTTCTCCAGAGATTTCTGCAGAATTCAGTGGACAGATTGGCATtagaaaagagaagcaagaacTAAGTATGGACAAAGGCACTAATTTAGACAAAGAAAATAGCTGGTATAATGGCCAGTGTAATCAgaataaaagaacagagaaacaaacaaaactcatcaAGAAATGTCCTAAGAAGCCTGCTTGGAATATAAATAAGCCTCTCAAAAGGTACGTTCCTGCATCAGCAAAATACCCTACACATctccagaaggagaaagaagaaaaaaaggtaagAAGGCAGATGGAGCTGCTCCACTTAGTGGAGAGAAACAATCCTGAGAATCTCTCCCAAAATAGAGGCACTTCACCAGAAGTTCCTGCTTCATCTCATCGAGAAACTGAGTCAGACAGCAGGTTGCATCTTATCAAAAAG GTAGAAGAACCTCTGAAAACTCCTTCAGTTAGTAAAGAAAG GTTTCAGACATCACCAGGAGTAAAAAGCAGAACTCAACAAACTCAGAGTAATGTATTACATTTACCGCTAAAAAACAGTGACTATGAAAAAGAGACTCTGACCTTAGGAGATGGTCATACTAAATTATCAAATGAGATGTCTGAGCCATCCCATTTTATTCCCTACGTTCGAACAAATGAGATCTACTACCTTGATCCAGATGCTCCCTTGTCTAGGCCTTCAACCCAGGACAACCAATACCAAAAATCTCATG ATTGTGCCCGAGAACAAGAGCTATTTGAGTCTGACCATATCAGGGATCCACTTCTTAATCCTAAATTAGTGAAAAACAGGGACCGACAGCAAGCTATCCTTAAGGGGCTTTCAGAACTAAGACAG GGTCTTCTCCAGAAACAAAAGGAGTTGGAAACGAATCTCATACCCTTAACTGCAAACCAAGAAGATAATTTTAGTTCTTCGTTTTAA